The Solicola gregarius DNA window TCGCGGGCTGTCAGTGATCATCCGGGCGAACTCGGGGCCCGAGAACCCGACTACCGGATCCTGGGCGTCCGCGGCGGCGAGGTACGTACGCCCCAGGGCGGCCAGCGCCGATTCGCCCGGTCGGCGATCCCGCACCGCGTTCGCGAGCATCGAGACGAAGGTGTCGCCGAGATCGAGCGCGAGGTCCTCCTTGCGCGCGAAGTAGTTCGTCACGGTCATCTTGGCGACCTGCGCGGTCTCCGCGATCTCCGCGATGGTGACCTGGTCGAACCCGCGCTGCAGGAACAGGTGGGTGGCGTGCCGGGAGATGCTCTCGCGGGTCTGGCGCTTCTTACGCTCCCGCAAGCCGGTCGGTTGCGTGGTCATGTGTCGAGCCTACCTGAGATCGACACAAAATTATACTTGACATAAAATTAGAACAGCCCTAGAGTCAACTTTGTCACCGCAGCAGACAACCCGAGAGGACCGTTGGTTGACGACAGCCACCCGCACTCCGCTTCGCGCCGACGACTCGGTGCAGCAGTACCTGAAGAAGATCGGTCGTACGCCGTTGCTGACGGCAGAGCAGGAGGTCGAGCTTGGTCGACGGATAGCAGCCGGCGCGAAGGCGGGCGAACGCCTCGCGGGGAGTGCGGGGCTCGATGAGGCGGCGCGGCCGGCGTTGGAGCGGGTCGTTGCCGATGGCAGGCGCGCGAGCGACCAGATGGTCCAGGCGAACCTGCGGCTCGTCGTCTCGACCGCGAAGCGCTACGCCGCCCGCGGAGGGCTTCCGCTGCTGGACCTCGTCCAGGAGGGCACGATCGGCATGATGCGCGCGGTCGAGAAGTTCGACCACACCCGTGGATTCAAGTTCTCGACGTACGCCACCTGGTGGATCAAACAGGCGATCGGCCGCGCATTGGCCGACCAAGGCCGGGCGATCCGCCTCCCGTCGCAGATGGCCGACGTCGTGAACAAGGTCCTGCGTACCCGTCGAACGATGGCGATGGACCTCGGGCGCGAGCCGACCGTTGCCGAGTTGGCGACGGCGGTCGAGGTTCCGGAGCAGAAGGTCGTCCTCGCGCTCCGGTACGCGAGCGAGCCGGTCTCGTTGCACACGTCGGTCACCGGCGAAGTCGGTGACACGGAGCTGGGCGACCTGCTCGCGGACGACGCGCCCGACACCGCGACCCTCGTTGCGATGTCGGAGCTGCGCGGCTATCTCGACACGGCGCT harbors:
- a CDS encoding TetR/AcrR family transcriptional regulator — encoded protein: MTTQPTGLRERKKRQTRESISRHATHLFLQRGFDQVTIAEIAETAQVAKMTVTNYFARKEDLALDLGDTFVSMLANAVRDRRPGESALAALGRTYLAAADAQDPVVGFSGPEFARMITDSPRLVARLREFHDDRERALASALADETGAAQGEVMPRVAAALLAGVHRLLFDETLRRTLDGDDNGSIAAAVTADAEVAFAALEPSLGSYAVRPIS
- a CDS encoding sigma-70 family RNA polymerase sigma factor yields the protein MTTATRTPLRADDSVQQYLKKIGRTPLLTAEQEVELGRRIAAGAKAGERLAGSAGLDEAARPALERVVADGRRASDQMVQANLRLVVSTAKRYAARGGLPLLDLVQEGTIGMMRAVEKFDHTRGFKFSTYATWWIKQAIGRALADQGRAIRLPSQMADVVNKVLRTRRTMAMDLGREPTVAELATAVEVPEQKVVLALRYASEPVSLHTSVTGEVGDTELGDLLADDAPDTATLVAMSELRGYLDTALTSLTEREAAVIVRRFGLDDDRPRTLEEIGREYGLSRERIRQLEAKGMSKLRRPANTRVLQDLLS